A single genomic interval of Asinibacterium sp. OR53 harbors:
- a CDS encoding Fic family protein, whose amino-acid sequence MNIKEYKSGAFTKQHGYKSFSPNPINKEWGINNPEINTLLEEANLRLGELNAFSTFVPDVDVFIRMHIVKEATQSSRIEGTRTRMDEAVLEAKDISPELKDDWQEVQNYIEAMNHSIKSLEKLPLSSRLIKQAHKILLKGVRGKNKLPGEFRTSQNWIGGATIIDAAFVPPHHTLVPDCISDLEKFLNNEEIQVPHLIRIGMAHYQFEAIHPFLDGNGRIGRLLITLYLITQKVLNKPTLYLSDFIEKNRQLYYDNLMAVSINSRMEQWLKFFLVGIIETSKNAIDTFTKIIALRDKLEKDSIVSLGKRLPNAKALLTYLYSKPVVTVSDVMTNLDVTKQTANTLIKDFHNLGILKEQTGYKRNRVFIFEEYLRLFER is encoded by the coding sequence ATGAATATAAAAGAATATAAATCAGGGGCTTTTACGAAACAGCACGGTTACAAGAGTTTTAGTCCTAATCCTATAAACAAGGAATGGGGCATAAACAACCCTGAGATCAATACCCTTTTGGAGGAGGCAAATTTAAGGCTGGGGGAGCTTAATGCATTCTCGACTTTTGTGCCGGATGTGGACGTTTTTATCAGGATGCACATTGTGAAAGAAGCAACTCAATCCAGCCGTATTGAGGGAACACGTACCCGTATGGATGAGGCAGTATTGGAAGCAAAAGATATCAGCCCTGAATTAAAAGATGATTGGCAAGAAGTGCAGAATTATATCGAGGCCATGAATCATTCAATCAAGAGCCTTGAAAAGCTTCCCTTGTCTTCCCGACTAATCAAGCAAGCCCACAAAATCTTATTAAAAGGAGTAAGAGGCAAGAATAAATTGCCCGGAGAGTTTCGTACAAGTCAAAATTGGATTGGCGGAGCCACAATTATTGACGCTGCATTTGTTCCACCACATCACACACTTGTGCCGGATTGCATTAGCGACTTGGAGAAATTTCTAAACAATGAAGAAATACAAGTCCCACATCTAATCAGAATTGGCATGGCTCATTATCAATTCGAAGCAATTCATCCGTTTCTCGATGGCAATGGCAGAATTGGTCGGTTATTAATTACACTGTATTTGATAACACAAAAAGTGTTGAATAAACCAACGCTATATCTGTCTGACTTTATTGAGAAAAACAGGCAGCTCTACTACGATAATTTAATGGCTGTTTCAATTAACAGCAGGATGGAACAATGGCTAAAGTTTTTTTTGGTAGGCATTATTGAAACATCAAAAAATGCAATAGACACCTTTACTAAAATCATTGCACTAAGAGATAAACTTGAAAAGGATAGCATTGTGTCATTAGGGAAAAGACTCCCCAATGCAAAAGCATTGCTTACTTATCTGTATAGTAAACCAGTAGTGACTGTTTCGGATGTAATGACAAACCTGGATGTAACAAAACAGACTGCAAATACATTGATTAAAGATTTTCACAATCTCGGAATACTTAAAGAACAAACCGGATATAAACGTAACCGGGTTTTCATATTTGAAGAATACCTGAGATTATTTGAAAGATAA
- a CDS encoding Crp/Fnr family transcriptional regulator, translated as MSIERLNLYFDNYFPLDSSERDVLPTLFVERKIKRRQFILQQGAICKHFTFVVSGCLRMFAIDDNGKEHNIQFIAENDWAMDLSSFYSEKSSKLYIEAIEPCIVLQIKHDDVLYLYTHFHKFDHNFRVIIEQKFIALQERVLQNISSSA; from the coding sequence GTGTCTATAGAAAGACTGAACCTGTACTTTGATAATTACTTTCCGCTTGATTCCAGCGAGCGAGATGTCTTACCCACGCTCTTTGTTGAAAGAAAAATCAAACGCAGACAGTTTATCTTGCAGCAGGGTGCTATTTGTAAGCACTTCACGTTCGTGGTTTCCGGTTGTTTGAGAATGTTTGCCATCGATGATAATGGAAAAGAACACAACATTCAATTCATTGCAGAAAATGATTGGGCAATGGATCTGAGCAGCTTTTACTCAGAGAAATCAAGTAAGCTTTATATAGAAGCTATAGAACCTTGTATCGTATTGCAAATCAAACATGATGATGTGCTCTATTTATATACCCATTTTCACAAATTCGATCATAACTTCCGGGTCATCATCGAACAAAAATTTATAGCATTGCAAGAGAGGGTACTTCAAAATATCAGCTCCTCAGCTTAG
- a CDS encoding nuclear transport factor 2 family protein produces MMGPEDLLEAYATAVLHKDAAAYTSIFDENIRAFDMWQEWRYDGITAWREVAKGWFDALGADKDVVTFSDIEITEKGEWALITAIARFTATSEQGEALRYLENRLTLVAVKKGLVWKIIHQHTSSPIDFNTMQVVLQRDKKPR; encoded by the coding sequence ATGATGGGGCCAGAAGATTTGCTGGAAGCTTATGCTACAGCAGTTTTACATAAAGATGCAGCTGCTTACACTTCCATTTTCGACGAGAACATACGCGCCTTTGATATGTGGCAGGAATGGCGATACGACGGCATTACGGCCTGGCGTGAAGTGGCAAAGGGTTGGTTTGACGCGTTAGGTGCGGATAAAGATGTGGTAACTTTCAGCGATATTGAAATTACAGAAAAAGGGGAATGGGCGCTCATTACTGCGATAGCGAGATTTACTGCAACTTCGGAACAGGGGGAAGCGCTTCGCTACCTGGAGAACCGCCTTACATTGGTAGCTGTAAAGAAAGGGCTGGTTTGGAAAATCATTCACCAGCACACTTCTTCGCCAATCGATTTTAATACCATGCAGGTGGTGTTACAGAGAGATAAAAAGCCCCGCTAG